The nucleotide sequence TTAGAGACTATTAATCTTGATAAAATCAAGTTTGTAGGCTATGCTTTCCAAATAGAAATGAAATACAGGACCTATTGTAAAAAGTTTAGTATAGCTGAAGTTCCTATTATTTTTACCGATAGAACCAAAGGGCAGTCTAAGATGAGTAATTCAATTATCGTAGAGGCTGTTTTTGGAGTGATATCACTTAGATTGAAAAAAATATTTAATACATTATAATACAAATACAATGAATAGGGTTTTAATTAAGAATGCCAAAATAGTAAATGAAGGGGTGATTTTTGAGGGCGATGTTTTAATTGAAAATGACTTAATTGTTGAAATTTCAGAAAGCATTAGTGCAAAATCATCTGATTATATGATTATTGATGCCGAAGGAAATTATTTGATGCCAGGTGCAATTGACGATCAAGTTCATTTTAGAGAGCCAGGATTAACGCATAAAGGGGATATTGAATCAGAATCTAAAGCAGCTGTAGCTGGTGGGATTACTTCATTTATCGAACAGCCAAATACAGTTCCTAATGCTGTTACTCAAGAAATTTTAGAAGAAAAATATCAAGTGGCTGCTCAAAAATCGTATGCGAATTACTCGTTTATGATGGGGGCAACTAATGATAATTTAGAAGAGGTTTTGAAAACCAACCCAAAAAATGTTGCGGGTATCAAAATATTTTTGGGTTCGTCAACTGGGAATATGTTGGTGGATAATGAAGCTACTTTAGAGAAAATATTTTCAAGCACGCCTTTGTTAATTGCTGTTCATTGTGAAGATGAAGCAACGATTAAGGAAAATACGGCAAAATATATTGCTGAATACGGGGATGATGTTCCTGTAACAGCACACCATTTAATTCGTTCGACTGAGGCTTGCTATAAATCGTCTTCAAAAGCAATTGAGTTGGCTAAAAAGACTGGTGCTCGTTTGCATATCTTTCACCTTTCGACTGCTATGGAAATGGATTTGTTTACCAATAAAATTCCATTAGAAGAAAAGAAAATTACTGCTGAAGTATGTGTGCACCATTTGTGGTTTACAAATGATGATTATGCAACCAAAGGCAATATGATAAAATGGAATCCTGCTGTTAAAACAGCTGATGATAGAGAGGCACTATGGAAAGCATTGTTAGACGACCGCATTGATGTAATTGCTACAGACCATGCACCACATACTTTAGAAGAGAAAAAGCAACCTTATTTAAAAGCACCTTCAGGAGGACCTCTTGTACAACATGCAGTAGTGGCTATGTTTGAGGCGTTTCATCAGGGTAAGATTAGCATTGAGAAAATCGTCGAAAAAATGTGTCATAATCCAGCTAAAATTTTCCAAATTGAAAAACGTGGTTTTATTAGAGAAGGATATTATGCTGATTTAGTGATTGTCAATGCAGGATTGCCTTGGGGAGTTAAGAAAGAAAATATTTTGGCCAAATGTGGTTGGTCTCCATTTGAAGGATTTACTTTTAAATCTAGAATCACGCATACTTTTGTTAACGGTCAATTGGTTTATAACAATTTTAAAGTTAAAAACACCAAGGCTGGTAAAAGATTGTTGTTTGACAGGAATTTCTAACACCATGAGAAAATCAGTTTTCATCGTTTTATTATTGTTTTTTGCAGGCTGCAAAGAGGAAGTCATTCAAAAACCAGAGCATCTTATTGAAAAAGGAGTGATGGTTGATATAATGTATGATTTATCTCTTTTGAATGCTATGAAGTATCAAAGCCAAAGTCAATTAGAAGGGTATGATACAAATGAATTGGAATATATTTATAAAAAATATAAAATAGATAGCGCCCAATTTATACAAAACAATAATTATTATACGTCTAATTATAAGGAGTATAAAAAAATGTTTGATCAGGTAACCGAAAGGATAAATAACGAGAGAATAAAACTGGATACAATAATCAATCGAGAAGAAAACAAAAAAAATCTTTCACTTAAGGAGAAGAGGGTTTCTGATTCATTAAAAAGAAAGAAAAGTTTAAAAGAACGACTTGAAGAAGGGGCAAAGACAAAAGATGAAGGGGTACTAGATTAATTTTTCAATTTAGAAATATCCTTAATATATTGATGAATATCTAAAAAGCTGGTTTTTAAATCAGCTTTTATTTTTTCATTTGAAAAGGTCGTTTTTGTGTAGGAAGACTTAGCAGTGTATCGAGTTAGTTTTCTTTTAGTTTTGAAAAGAGCCGACTTAATCCAATCGATGCGCCAAGCAATTTCTATTAACCAAGGTTTTAAATGAGTTTGAGGGCGTTTTTTATGTAGTGCGTCACTCATTGTGTAAATGATATCTCTAAAGCTACAATTTTCGGCAATAAGCGTGTATCGCTGATTTGAAATAGCACTTTGCATGAGTTCAACCGCTATTCGAACCACATCGGTTACGGCAATAAAACCAGTTGTACCGTCGGTGTAATAAGGTAGCCCTTTGGAGACTTTTTGAAATAACAAACCACTTCCTTGATTATAAAAACCAGGGCCAAGGATAATTCCAGGGTTTATGATGATGCTGTTTAAGCCTTCTTGTTGTCCGCGCCATAATTCCATTTCGGCTCCATATTTTGAAATAGCATAGTCTGAGTGTGGTTTTTCGGGGTTCCACTCTGTTTCTTCGGTAATTATAGTTTCATGTTCTGCTAAATCGCCTAAGGCTGAAGTAGAACTGAAATGACATAGTTTTTGGATGTTTTTGTCGATGCAAAAATTGACAATATTGGCTGTTCCTTCGATATTGGTTTTTCGCATGGCATTTTCGTCTTTTGGATCAAAAGAAATAATGGCAGCACAATGATAGACATAGTCGATATCAATAAATGCTCTTTCTAACGATGGGATATCAGTAATATCGCCTTCGAACCAGTCAATTCGAGAAAATAAAGTTTCTTTTTTGTAAAGTGAGAAAAGAGATTTCGTTTTTTCAATACTTTGAGGAGTACGATAAAGAGCACGTACTTTTTCTTCATTTTCAACCAAATGAAGTAATAAATGTGCGCCCACTAAACCTGTGCCTCCCGTAACTAAAATCATTTGGTAAATATACCTATTTGTGTCGAAGTCGCCAATAGGTAAAGTTTTTAATTCGAGTTCGGTTGTTTTATATGTAAAAAGGTATACTTAATGCGATACTAGCCAAAGCAAATTGACTTCAATTTTATAAAAGGGCAATGTCTCCATCTGTTTATTTTTTTTGATGGTCATTGTAATTGATTTTTGCAGTTCATATTGTTATATTTGCGCACTCGAAGCCTGAAAGGCTGAACTGATGAAGTAAACTGATTATAAAGATGAAAAATATTATTTCCGAATTACAATGGCGTGGTTTAGTTCACGACATTATGCCTGGAACCGAAGAACAACTTTTAAAAGAAATGACTGCTACTTATATTGGATTTGATCCTACATCAGATTCATTGCATATTGGTAGTTTGGTGCCTATTATTCTTTTGGTACACCTTAAAAATTTCGGACATAAACCTATCGCTTTGGTAGGAGGGGCAACAGGTATGATTGGAGATCCATCTGGAAAATCAGATGAGCGTAATTTATTAGACGAAGTTACTTTGACCCGTAATGTTGAAGGAATTAAAGGAGTTTTAGGCCGCTTTTTAGATTTTAATGCAACAGAAGTTAATGCGCCTGTGTTAGT is from Flavobacterium sp. NG2 and encodes:
- a CDS encoding DUF4296 domain-containing protein, whose protein sequence is MTGISNTMRKSVFIVLLLFFAGCKEEVIQKPEHLIEKGVMVDIMYDLSLLNAMKYQSQSQLEGYDTNELEYIYKKYKIDSAQFIQNNNYYTSNYKEYKKMFDQVTERINNERIKLDTIINREENKKNLSLKEKRVSDSLKRKKSLKERLEEGAKTKDEGVLD
- a CDS encoding NAD-dependent epimerase/dehydratase family protein, whose product is MILVTGGTGLVGAHLLLHLVENEEKVRALYRTPQSIEKTKSLFSLYKKETLFSRIDWFEGDITDIPSLERAFIDIDYVYHCAAIISFDPKDENAMRKTNIEGTANIVNFCIDKNIQKLCHFSSTSALGDLAEHETIITEETEWNPEKPHSDYAISKYGAEMELWRGQQEGLNSIIINPGIILGPGFYNQGSGLLFQKVSKGLPYYTDGTTGFIAVTDVVRIAVELMQSAISNQRYTLIAENCSFRDIIYTMSDALHKKRPQTHLKPWLIEIAWRIDWIKSALFKTKRKLTRYTAKSSYTKTTFSNEKIKADLKTSFLDIHQYIKDISKLKN
- a CDS encoding dihydroorotase, translated to MNRVLIKNAKIVNEGVIFEGDVLIENDLIVEISESISAKSSDYMIIDAEGNYLMPGAIDDQVHFREPGLTHKGDIESESKAAVAGGITSFIEQPNTVPNAVTQEILEEKYQVAAQKSYANYSFMMGATNDNLEEVLKTNPKNVAGIKIFLGSSTGNMLVDNEATLEKIFSSTPLLIAVHCEDEATIKENTAKYIAEYGDDVPVTAHHLIRSTEACYKSSSKAIELAKKTGARLHIFHLSTAMEMDLFTNKIPLEEKKITAEVCVHHLWFTNDDYATKGNMIKWNPAVKTADDREALWKALLDDRIDVIATDHAPHTLEEKKQPYLKAPSGGPLVQHAVVAMFEAFHQGKISIEKIVEKMCHNPAKIFQIEKRGFIREGYYADLVIVNAGLPWGVKKENILAKCGWSPFEGFTFKSRITHTFVNGQLVYNNFKVKNTKAGKRLLFDRNF